From Passer domesticus isolate bPasDom1 chromosome 8, bPasDom1.hap1, whole genome shotgun sequence, a single genomic window includes:
- the RBM20 gene encoding RNA-binding protein 20 isoform X4 → MEYSGCEFIYTRELHLIYPHASYNSSFIRISVLACRLLQLETPKRHYKSAAKLLEKSPFSVGAPSPLLPSPASLQLAQLQAQLTLHRLKLAQTAVTNNPAAATVLNQVLSKVAMSQPLFNQLRHPTVMSAPQGHSAGPPQGPGIAGTRFPSGGIAFPAQSPALAAPGGGLGAVQAQTNAIVMSPFGSVMAPTSGQQPVVVGLNKAGASTSTAAGGFYEYNKQNAITGASQAFTSEGEQSSQHGFLAGGTHTASPAAGPRYESHFGAPSQLQHEAAATFPKESYGTAAQHGAARAFPGDPHTGSHPKGDPGPVLHGSSTSNQWENIPNFPSQNKPDLMPGDSLWPSASQQQYEIRNELYNPEEPTPDTKFSTAAPPAFGRLNHSAQSFGSPRMRQKEERSGGTPELPTRSLPPHQLGDLRGVAPLHFPHICALCDKKIFDLKDWDQHIKGSLHIQKCMAFSDNTGVRCMLSSADGTLHLSPNNAAVFSPSGIEDYPPNVGASFIATPARSFGQPGPTFSSPPSGFPQRKSTLGRVVHICNLPEGSCTENDVINLGLPFGKVTNYILMKSTNQAFLEMAYSEAAQAMVQYYKEKPAMINDDKLLIRMSKRYKELQLKKPGKNVAAIIQDIHSQRERDLLREVDSRYGPERPRSRSPISRSLSPRSHTPSFTSCSSPHSPLGTSRTDWGNGREAWDQSPYSRREEERDSREWRENGDEKRDRTDTWVHERKHYSRQLDKFDLDERLEGGRGHREKYLKTGSPGSLHPSSGYKNREDDYYRKSSKSKSDKFQRQLQDLPGRSKRKEEAKLREHRHSYEDTAREEAAEQKHSKASEGSRQKQSDKNKVKKTEKDQEDATAEGSDVKETRPPENELEKEEQVPVKSSPSDNKQGKESGDILENTRKEKDRDWESGSEIEGETWYPANMEELVTVDEVGEDDLIMEPDITELEEIVPVDQKNKASSEMCPCVATVLELKNDHSHLTRSEDKFAHKALETNFRAAKGNAASSGCQEDDEDDDNDDAATEASSLNLDPEQKPEELKDQSAKESDCQQKEGKIDKSSDTHLEPEDHHIPSVHLKEETLQLPDTFIDDYKQMGSQGAESREVTETLIKNASEETRHGSQECPEAKANSRYLEMRSLEYPEVESKQRPSAAGWEQEDVFTELSIPLGVEFVVPRTGFYCKLCGLFYTNEETAKTSHCRSTVHYKNLQKYLSQLAEESLKMKEEGSPLPQDDTGIVPHFAKKKL, encoded by the exons CGCTGCCAAGCTCCTGGAGAAGAGTCCATTCTCTGTTGGCGCCCCGAGCCCCCTGCTCCCCTCGCCGGCGAGCCTGCAGCTGGcgcagctccaggcacagctcacgCTCCACAGGCTGAAGTTGGCTCAGACTGCCGTCACCAACAACCCGGCCGCTGCCACTGTCCTCAACCAGGTGCTCTCCAAAGTGGCCATGTCGCAGCCCCTCTTCAACCAGCTGAGGCACCCCACGGTGATGAGCGCCCCGCAAGGCCACTCTGCAGGCCCACCCCAGGGGCCCGGCATCGCCGGCACGAGGTTCCCCTCTGGTGGCATTGCCTttcctgcccagagcccagcctTAGCTGCCCCAGGGGGAGGTCTGGGGGCCGTCCAGGCCCAGACCAACGCAATTGTCATGAGTCCCTTTGGAAGTGTCATGGCTCCGACCTCCGGCCAGCAACCCGTGGTGGTGGGTCTCAACAAGGCAGGTGCTTCCACATCTACTGCTGCAGGAGGCTTTTATGAGTACAACAAGCAGAACGCCATCACTGGCGCCTCTCAGGCATTCACCTCAGAGGGGGAACAGTCCAGCCAGCACGGCTTCCTTGCTGGTGGCACCCacactgccagcccagcagcagggccacgCTACGAGAGTCACTTTGGGGctcccagccagctgcagcacGAGGCGGCAGCGACATTTCCCAAGGAGTCCTacgggacagcagcacagcatggTGCAGCACGGGCCTTCCCCGGCGACCCACACACGGGCTCCCATCCGAAAGGAGATCCTGGCCCTGTCTTGCATGGCAGCAGTACAAGCAACCAGTGGGAAAATATCCCTAATTTCCCCAGCCAAAACAAGCCTGACCTCATGCCCGGCGACAGCCTGTGGCCGTCAGCGAGTCAGCAGCAGTATGAAATAAGAAACGAGCTGTACAACCCCGAAGAGCCGACACCTGACACAAAGTTCAGCACGGCCGCCCCCCCCGCCTTCGGCCGCCTCAACCACAGCGCGCAGAGCTTCGGCAGCCCTCGCAtgaggcagaaggaggagcGCAGTGGCGGCACGCCCGAACTGCCCACCCGCTCCCTGCCGCCGCACCAGCTTGGCGACCTGCGCGGCGTGGCCCCTCTCCACTTCCCCCACATCTGCGCCCTGTGCGACAAGAAGATCTTCGACCTGAAG GACTGGGATCAGCACATTAAAGGAAGTCTTCACATTCAAAAATGTATGGCTTTTTCAGATAA cacTGGTGTCCGGTGTATGTTAAGCTCAGCAGATGGAACCTTGCATTTATCGCCAAATAATGCAGCAGTTTTCAGTCCATCTGGTATCGAAG ATTATCCACCAAATGTTGGCGCATCTTTTATTGCTACACCAGCAAGATCCTTTGGCCAGCCAGGTCCTACATTTTCTTCTCCTCCATCAGGG tttccTCAGAGGAAATCTACACTGGGTCGAGTTGTTCACATTTGCAACCTCCCCGAGGGAAGCTGCACAGAGAATGATGTCATTAACCTGGGCCTCCCATTTGGAAAGGTCACCAACTATATCCTCATGAAATCTACTAATCAG GCCTTTCTGGAAATGGCTTACAGTGAAGCAGCTCAAGCCATGGTACAGTACTACAAAGAAAAACCTGCTATGATAAATGATGACAAGTTACTTATTAGGATGTCTAAAAGATACAAGGAATTGCAGCTGAAG aaACCAGGTAAGAATGTGGCTGCTATAATCCAGGACATCCACTCACAGAGGGAGAGGGACCTGCTGCGTGAAGTGGACAG CAGGTACGGCCCTGAGAGGCCCCGCTCCCGCAGCCCCATAAGCCGCTCGCTGTCACCTCGCTCCCACACGCCCAGCTTCACTTCCTGCAGCTCACCACACAGCCCGCTGGGGACCAGCAGGACCGACTGGGGAAATGGGAGAGAGGCATGGGATCAGTCCCCCTATTCTCGACGGGAAGAGGAAAGGGATAGCAGGGAATGGCGAGAGAATGGGGACGAGAAGAGGGACAGGACTGACACGTGGGTACACGAGAGGAAACATTATTCCCGACAACTGGACAAGTTTGATTTGGATGAACGGCTTGAAGGAGGCAGAGGACACCGGGAAAAATACTTAAAGACTGGTTCCCCTGGGTCACTTCACCCTTCATCTGGCTACAAGAACAGGGAAGATGACTATTACCGAAAATCCTCTAAGTCAAAATCTGACAAGTttcagaggcagctgcaggattTACCTGGGAGATctaagagaaaggaagaggcaaAGTTAAGGGAACACAGGCATTCTTACGaggacactgccagggaggaggcagctgaACAGAAGCACAGCAAAGCATCTGAGGGCTCCAGGCAAAAACAAAGTGATAAGAATAAAgtgaagaaaactgaaaaagacCAAGAAGATGCTACTGCTGAAGGCAGTGATGTAAAGGAAACCAGACCTCCTGAGAATGAG ctTGAAAAAGAGGAGCAAGTTCCAGTGAAGAGCTCACCTTCAGATAATAAACAAGGAAAAGAATCTGGAGATATTCTGGAAaacacaaggaaagaaaag GACCGAGACTGGGAGAGTGGAAGTGAAATAGAAGGTGAGACCTGGTATCCTGCTAACATGGAGGAATTAGTGACAGTGGATGAAGTGGGAGAAGATGATTTAATTATGGAGCCTGATATAACTGAGCTTGAAGAAATAGTCCCAGTTGatcaaaaaaataaagcttcttCAGAAATGTGTCCCTGTGTGGCAACCGTGTTAGAACTGAAAAATGATCACAGCCACTTAACAAGAAGTGAAGACAAATTTGCCCATAAAGCTTTAGAAACAAACTTCAGAGCAGCAAAGGGCAATGCAGCTTCTAGTGGCTGTCAGGAagatgatgaggatgatgataatgatgatgCTGCAACTGAAGCATCAAGCCTAAATCTGGACCCTGAACAGAAGCCAGAGGAATTGAAAGACCAATCTGCTAAGGAGTCTGATTGccagcagaaggaaggaaaaattgaTAAGAGCTCTGACACTCATTTGGAGCCTGAAGATCACCATATACCTTCTGTTCATCTGAAAGAAGAGACTCTCCAGCTCCCTGATACGTTTATAGATGATTACAAACAGATGGGATCACAaggagctgagagcagagaaGTTACGGAAACGCTCATTAAAAACGCTAGCGAAGAAACAAGACATGGAAGCCAAGAGTGTCCAGAGGCCAAGG CAAATTCTAGGTACTTGGAAATGAGATCTCTGGAATACCCGGAGGTAGAGTCTAAACAAAggccctctgcagcaggctgggaacAAGAGGACGTCTTCACCGAGCTCAGCATTCCCCTGG GTGTGGAATTTGTGGTGCCTAGAACTGGGTTTTACTGCAAGCTCTGTGGACTCTTCTACACAAATGAAGAGACAGCAAAGACAAGTCACTGCAGGAGTACTGTTCACTACAAAAATCTCCAG
- the RBM20 gene encoding RNA-binding protein 20 isoform X5 — protein MDLTFVFISAAKLLEKSPFSVGAPSPLLPSPASLQLAQLQAQLTLHRLKLAQTAVTNNPAAATVLNQVLSKVAMSQPLFNQLRHPTVMSAPQGHSAGPPQGPGIAGTRFPSGGIAFPAQSPALAAPGGGLGAVQAQTNAIVMSPFGSVMAPTSGQQPVVVGLNKAGASTSTAAGGFYEYNKQNAITGASQAFTSEGEQSSQHGFLAGGTHTASPAAGPRYESHFGAPSQLQHEAAATFPKESYGTAAQHGAARAFPGDPHTGSHPKGDPGPVLHGSSTSNQWENIPNFPSQNKPDLMPGDSLWPSASQQQYEIRNELYNPEEPTPDTKFSTAAPPAFGRLNHSAQSFGSPRMRQKEERSGGTPELPTRSLPPHQLGDLRGVAPLHFPHICALCDKKIFDLKDWDQHIKGSLHIQKCMAFSDNTGVRCMLSSADGTLHLSPNNAAVFSPSGIEDYPPNVGASFIATPARSFGQPGPTFSSPPSGFPQRKSTLGRVVHICNLPEGSCTENDVINLGLPFGKVTNYILMKSTNQAFLEMAYSEAAQAMVQYYKEKPAMINDDKLLIRMSKRYKELQLKKPGKNVAAIIQDIHSQRERDLLREVDSRYGPERPRSRSPISRSLSPRSHTPSFTSCSSPHSPLGTSRTDWGNGREAWDQSPYSRREEERDSREWRENGDEKRDRTDTWVHERKHYSRQLDKFDLDERLEGGRGHREKYLKTGSPGSLHPSSGYKNREDDYYRKSSKSKSDKFQRQLQDLPGRSKRKEEAKLREHRHSYEDTAREEAAEQKHSKASEGSRQKQSDKNKVKKTEKDQEDATAEGSDVKETRPPENELEKEEQVPVKSSPSDNKQGKESGDILENTRKEKDRDWESGSEIEGETWYPANMEELVTVDEVGEDDLIMEPDITELEEIVPVDQKNKASSEMCPCVATVLELKNDHSHLTRSEDKFAHKALETNFRAAKGNAASSGCQEDDEDDDNDDAATEASSLNLDPEQKPEELKDQSAKESDCQQKEGKIDKSSDTHLEPEDHHIPSVHLKEETLQLPDTFIDDYKQMGSQGAESREVTETLIKNASEETRHGSQECPEAKANSRYLEMRSLEYPEVESKQRPSAAGWEQEDVFTELSIPLGVEFVVPRTGFYCKLCGLFYTNEETAKTSHCRSTVHYKNLQKYLSQLAEESLKMKEEGSPLPQDDTGIVPHFAKKKL, from the exons CGCTGCCAAGCTCCTGGAGAAGAGTCCATTCTCTGTTGGCGCCCCGAGCCCCCTGCTCCCCTCGCCGGCGAGCCTGCAGCTGGcgcagctccaggcacagctcacgCTCCACAGGCTGAAGTTGGCTCAGACTGCCGTCACCAACAACCCGGCCGCTGCCACTGTCCTCAACCAGGTGCTCTCCAAAGTGGCCATGTCGCAGCCCCTCTTCAACCAGCTGAGGCACCCCACGGTGATGAGCGCCCCGCAAGGCCACTCTGCAGGCCCACCCCAGGGGCCCGGCATCGCCGGCACGAGGTTCCCCTCTGGTGGCATTGCCTttcctgcccagagcccagcctTAGCTGCCCCAGGGGGAGGTCTGGGGGCCGTCCAGGCCCAGACCAACGCAATTGTCATGAGTCCCTTTGGAAGTGTCATGGCTCCGACCTCCGGCCAGCAACCCGTGGTGGTGGGTCTCAACAAGGCAGGTGCTTCCACATCTACTGCTGCAGGAGGCTTTTATGAGTACAACAAGCAGAACGCCATCACTGGCGCCTCTCAGGCATTCACCTCAGAGGGGGAACAGTCCAGCCAGCACGGCTTCCTTGCTGGTGGCACCCacactgccagcccagcagcagggccacgCTACGAGAGTCACTTTGGGGctcccagccagctgcagcacGAGGCGGCAGCGACATTTCCCAAGGAGTCCTacgggacagcagcacagcatggTGCAGCACGGGCCTTCCCCGGCGACCCACACACGGGCTCCCATCCGAAAGGAGATCCTGGCCCTGTCTTGCATGGCAGCAGTACAAGCAACCAGTGGGAAAATATCCCTAATTTCCCCAGCCAAAACAAGCCTGACCTCATGCCCGGCGACAGCCTGTGGCCGTCAGCGAGTCAGCAGCAGTATGAAATAAGAAACGAGCTGTACAACCCCGAAGAGCCGACACCTGACACAAAGTTCAGCACGGCCGCCCCCCCCGCCTTCGGCCGCCTCAACCACAGCGCGCAGAGCTTCGGCAGCCCTCGCAtgaggcagaaggaggagcGCAGTGGCGGCACGCCCGAACTGCCCACCCGCTCCCTGCCGCCGCACCAGCTTGGCGACCTGCGCGGCGTGGCCCCTCTCCACTTCCCCCACATCTGCGCCCTGTGCGACAAGAAGATCTTCGACCTGAAG GACTGGGATCAGCACATTAAAGGAAGTCTTCACATTCAAAAATGTATGGCTTTTTCAGATAA cacTGGTGTCCGGTGTATGTTAAGCTCAGCAGATGGAACCTTGCATTTATCGCCAAATAATGCAGCAGTTTTCAGTCCATCTGGTATCGAAG ATTATCCACCAAATGTTGGCGCATCTTTTATTGCTACACCAGCAAGATCCTTTGGCCAGCCAGGTCCTACATTTTCTTCTCCTCCATCAGGG tttccTCAGAGGAAATCTACACTGGGTCGAGTTGTTCACATTTGCAACCTCCCCGAGGGAAGCTGCACAGAGAATGATGTCATTAACCTGGGCCTCCCATTTGGAAAGGTCACCAACTATATCCTCATGAAATCTACTAATCAG GCCTTTCTGGAAATGGCTTACAGTGAAGCAGCTCAAGCCATGGTACAGTACTACAAAGAAAAACCTGCTATGATAAATGATGACAAGTTACTTATTAGGATGTCTAAAAGATACAAGGAATTGCAGCTGAAG aaACCAGGTAAGAATGTGGCTGCTATAATCCAGGACATCCACTCACAGAGGGAGAGGGACCTGCTGCGTGAAGTGGACAG CAGGTACGGCCCTGAGAGGCCCCGCTCCCGCAGCCCCATAAGCCGCTCGCTGTCACCTCGCTCCCACACGCCCAGCTTCACTTCCTGCAGCTCACCACACAGCCCGCTGGGGACCAGCAGGACCGACTGGGGAAATGGGAGAGAGGCATGGGATCAGTCCCCCTATTCTCGACGGGAAGAGGAAAGGGATAGCAGGGAATGGCGAGAGAATGGGGACGAGAAGAGGGACAGGACTGACACGTGGGTACACGAGAGGAAACATTATTCCCGACAACTGGACAAGTTTGATTTGGATGAACGGCTTGAAGGAGGCAGAGGACACCGGGAAAAATACTTAAAGACTGGTTCCCCTGGGTCACTTCACCCTTCATCTGGCTACAAGAACAGGGAAGATGACTATTACCGAAAATCCTCTAAGTCAAAATCTGACAAGTttcagaggcagctgcaggattTACCTGGGAGATctaagagaaaggaagaggcaaAGTTAAGGGAACACAGGCATTCTTACGaggacactgccagggaggaggcagctgaACAGAAGCACAGCAAAGCATCTGAGGGCTCCAGGCAAAAACAAAGTGATAAGAATAAAgtgaagaaaactgaaaaagacCAAGAAGATGCTACTGCTGAAGGCAGTGATGTAAAGGAAACCAGACCTCCTGAGAATGAG ctTGAAAAAGAGGAGCAAGTTCCAGTGAAGAGCTCACCTTCAGATAATAAACAAGGAAAAGAATCTGGAGATATTCTGGAAaacacaaggaaagaaaag GACCGAGACTGGGAGAGTGGAAGTGAAATAGAAGGTGAGACCTGGTATCCTGCTAACATGGAGGAATTAGTGACAGTGGATGAAGTGGGAGAAGATGATTTAATTATGGAGCCTGATATAACTGAGCTTGAAGAAATAGTCCCAGTTGatcaaaaaaataaagcttcttCAGAAATGTGTCCCTGTGTGGCAACCGTGTTAGAACTGAAAAATGATCACAGCCACTTAACAAGAAGTGAAGACAAATTTGCCCATAAAGCTTTAGAAACAAACTTCAGAGCAGCAAAGGGCAATGCAGCTTCTAGTGGCTGTCAGGAagatgatgaggatgatgataatgatgatgCTGCAACTGAAGCATCAAGCCTAAATCTGGACCCTGAACAGAAGCCAGAGGAATTGAAAGACCAATCTGCTAAGGAGTCTGATTGccagcagaaggaaggaaaaattgaTAAGAGCTCTGACACTCATTTGGAGCCTGAAGATCACCATATACCTTCTGTTCATCTGAAAGAAGAGACTCTCCAGCTCCCTGATACGTTTATAGATGATTACAAACAGATGGGATCACAaggagctgagagcagagaaGTTACGGAAACGCTCATTAAAAACGCTAGCGAAGAAACAAGACATGGAAGCCAAGAGTGTCCAGAGGCCAAGG CAAATTCTAGGTACTTGGAAATGAGATCTCTGGAATACCCGGAGGTAGAGTCTAAACAAAggccctctgcagcaggctgggaacAAGAGGACGTCTTCACCGAGCTCAGCATTCCCCTGG GTGTGGAATTTGTGGTGCCTAGAACTGGGTTTTACTGCAAGCTCTGTGGACTCTTCTACACAAATGAAGAGACAGCAAAGACAAGTCACTGCAGGAGTACTGTTCACTACAAAAATCTCCAG